Proteins encoded by one window of Anopheles maculipalpis chromosome 2RL, idAnoMacuDA_375_x, whole genome shotgun sequence:
- the LOC126567643 gene encoding protein takeout has protein sequence MMARNTWHILHCLACIWFLTLGITISEGKDLPSSFEKCHRSDPQFDQCLRSAVNGAIRLLKDGLPEFGILPLEPLAVDSLVIEQGEASSPIKLKQHFTNVRLSHLTESNILKYRTDLKKLIIKAEAITPQVQFVGNYTMDGRILVLPITGKGVANITLHRLKTHHELIGKLVERNGEQYMHIRKYLVHFEPKLVTFQFGNLFNGDERLGKTMHQVLNDNWEVVFRELRSSYEDTFGYIFKKISNQIFLKVPMNKIFPE, from the exons ATGATGGCTAGAAACACATGGCACATTCTGCACTGTTTGGCGTGCATTTGGTTCCTTACGTTGGGGATCACCATCAGCGAGGGAAAAGATTTGC CTAGCAGTTTCGAAAAGTGCCATCGAAGCGATCCGCAGTTTGATCAGTGTCTAAGGAGTGCGGTTAATGGAGCGATACGGTTGCTAAAGGATGGTTTGCCAGAGTTCGGAATCCTGCCATTGGAACCACTAGCGGTGGATTCGCTCGTGATAGAGCAGGGTGAAGCTTCATCGCCTATAAAGCTGAAGCAACACTTTACCAACGTACGGTTAAGCCACCTTACGGAGTCGAATATTCTGAAGTACCG AACTgatctcaaaaaactcatcaTCAAAGCGGAAGCAATCACACCGCAAGTCCAGTTTGTTGGCAACTACACGATGGACGGTCGGATATTGGTGCTTCCGATCACGGGCAAGGGTGTAGCGAACATCACACTCCATCGGCTAAAGACTCATCACGAACTTATTGGTAAGCTCGTCGAACGTAACGGTGAGCAGTACATGCACATCCGGAAGTATCTAGTCCACTTCGAGCCGAAGTTGGTAACGTTCCAGTTTGGCAACCTCTTCAATGGAGATGAACGGTTGG gAAAAACCATGCACCAAGTGCTGAACGACAACTGGGAGGTTGTGTTTCGGGAGCTGCGCAGCTCGTACGAGGACACGTTCGGCTACATCTTCAAAAAGATTTCCAATCAAATCTTTCTTAAGGTACCgatgaataaaattttccCCGAGTAG
- the LOC126567644 gene encoding transferrin-like — MVQIQTSPPTTGLRSVRRSIVLLLLLVHAIALDAAKSQTSKQLRVCVVEGSGNYKKGAQNCPTLERSSNVRCVYGLDRLDCLRKIHKGAADFAAFYPEDFLAARWSGVDILVTSELRFHAEHFEYQIVVVVDNEAEINTAQELRGSKFCHPGHGLKNHWTAVLADYFETRLTPRDCEEDLSPVESRLKSVSSFFGPSCRAGPWVPDPVEDRRLKKKYPSLCQLCYNSYQCAIGDKHWGRRGPLYCLTSGAGEVAWARLDDVRSHFGFSGLAAEANPTEYSYLCPDGHLQPLNTRKPCVWVAKPWPAIAAKSKVAMEVQDLVAHLSHDDTNSWQNALLMVLETYHVNITTLDNVIPVDDYLDQATGFQDAYNNPGCSPSRSIVFCTKSLLEMYKCSWLQEVASVYGVEPGLQCIRMDDLDQCMAKVHSADADLVIVDQDNAMRAQRDYGLRPILHEYSSNALHKYLIVAVVAKDSGLRSGYDLRNRRACFPQYEGAAHTAVLTALQNHSIGNARNFFSESSCNWKSTSRCSAVYDGDDGAMRCLQDGIADVAFVSFETYKSMKNSGHDKQKNWTIFCPFNKPVKHNALCYLGWTSVGRIMISNGTITRRQNEIYNAMKDIDKLFGRKNGLKAEAFNLYGMFDGRSDVLFKDSTESLRNRQEMMRDKSDGFFEPASVSQLLIAQLTMLSNSNGLRMEIITEPWFPEVIQHLRQTFFADEPLNKAVNLCRPGDGHTLLEKHSLSSLRDGISVMAITNSGEIAGVVVNGILHGNEDTGRALDRLAEMDDEKFRKIFTLLYEENLKIDLFEEFSVDSIFEIRILSVDAKFRGQGLAKELMRKSEEIARSNGFRVMKTDATGMFSQRVATSLGFLTRHEIKYDDYLDQDGRPVFHVGEPHDRLKIMYKALC, encoded by the exons ATGGTTCAAATTCAAACGTCCCCTCCAACGACGGGGCTGCGGTCTGTTCGGCGGTCGATCGTTCTGCTTTTGTTGCTGGTGCACGCGATTGCGCTAGACGCCGCCAAATCACAAACCTCGAAACAGT TGCGTGTCTGCGTCGTGGAAGGTAGCGGCAATTACAAGAAAGGCGCACAAAACTGTCCAACGCTCGAGCGCAGCTCCAACGTACGGTGTGTGTACGGGCTCGATCGGCTAGACTGCTTGCGCAAGATACACAAGGGTGCCGCCGACTTTGCCGCCTTCTACCCGGAAGACTTTCTGGCGGCACGCTGGTCCGGGGTGGACATACTGGTAACGAGCGAGTTACGGTTTCATGCCG AGCACTTCGAATACCAgatagtggtggtggttgacAATGAGGCAGAAATTAATACGGCCCAGGAGCTGCGGGGAAGCAAATTTTGCCATCCTGGACATGGGTTGAAGAATCATTGGACGGCAGTGCTGGCGGAC TACTTTGAGACGAGACTAACACCACGTGACTGTGAGGAAGATCTATCGCCGGTAGAATCGAGACTAAAGTCCGTCTCATCCTTCTTTGGACCTTCCTGTCGGGCTGGTCCCTGGGTACCGGATCCAGTAGAAGATCGTCGGTTAA AGAAAAAGTATCCCTCCCTGTGCCAACTGTGCTACAACTCGTACCAATGCGCGATCGGTGACAAACATTGGGGCAGACGGGGTCCACTGTACTGTTTAACGAGCGGTGCCGGTGAGGTAGCTTGGGCCAGACTAGACGACGTGCGAAGTCACTTCGGCTTTTCGGGACTGGCGGCTGAAGCAAACCCAACGGAATACAGTTACCTCTGCCCGGATGGACATCTGCAACCCCTAAACACGCGCAAACCGTGCGTTTGGGTAGCAAAACCATGGCCAGCAATAGCTGCTAAATC GAAAGTCGCCATGGAGGTGCAGGATCTCGTAGCGCATCTATCACACGACGACACCAACAGCTGGCAGAATGCGCTGCTGATGGTACTGGAAACGTATCACGTCAACATAACGACCCTGGACAACGTTATCCCGGTGGATGATTATCTGGACCAAGCGACCGGATTTCAGGATGCGTACAACAACCCCGGATGTAGTCCAAGCCGTTCGATTGTGTTCTGTACGAAATCGTTGCTAGAAATGTACAAATGCTCCTGGCTGCAGGAAGTTGCCAGCGTGTACGGTGTCGAGCCGGGTTTACAGTGCATCCGGATGGATGATTTGGATCAGTGTATGGCTAAGGTACACTCGGCCGATGCCGATCTCGTCATTGTCGATCAGGATAATGCGATGCGAGCACAGCGTGACTATGGTTTGCGGCCGATACTGCACGAATACTCATCGAATGCGCTTCACAAGTATCTGATCGTAGCCGTCGTTGCAAAGGATTCGGGCCTCAGATCCGGATATG ATCTCCGTAACCGGCGTGCCTGTTTCCCACAGTACGAAGGAGCCGCACACACCGCCGTACTGACCGCACTCCAGAACCATTCGATCGGAAACGCACGAAACTTTTTCTCCGAAAGTTCGTGCAACTGGAAAAGCACAAGCCGCTGTTCGGCAGTTTacgatggcgatgatggtGCCATGCGCTGCCTGCAGGATGGCATTGCGGACGTTGCGTTCGTGAGCTTCGAAACGTACAAAAGTATGAAAAACTCCGGCCACGATAAGCAGAAAAATTGGACCATCTTCTGCCCGTTCAACAAACCGGTCAAACACAACGCACTGTGCTATCTGGGCTGGACGTCTGTTGGGCGGATCATGATCAGCAATGGAACGATCACGAGACGGCAGAACGAAATCTACAACGCAATGAAAGACATCGACAAGCTGTTTGGGCGTAAGAATGGTCTCAAGGCGGAAGCATTTAACCTGTACGGTATGTTCGACGGGCGTAGCGATGTACTGTTTAAGGACAGTACGGAAAGTCTTCGCAATCGGCAGGAAATGATGCGTGACAAGAGTGATGGCTTTTTCGAACCGGCCAGCGTTAGCCAACTGCT CATAGCCCAACTCACGATGCTGTCCAATAGCAACGGTCTACGGATGGAGATTATTACCGAACCCTGGTTTCCGGAGGTTATACAGCATCTTCGCCAAACGTTCTTTGCCGACGAACCGCTGAACAAGGCCGTAAACCTGTGCCGCCCCGGTGACGGGCATACGCTGCTGGAAAAGCATAGTCTCTCGAGCCTTCGTGACGGTATTAGTGTCATGGCAATCACCAACAGTGGAGAG ATAGCTGGTGTCGTCGTTAATGGGATACTGCACGGGAATGAGGATACGGGCCGTGCGTTGGACCGGTTGGCCGAGATGGATGATGaaaaatttcggaaaatttTCACCCTCCTGTACGAGGAAAATCTCaagattgatttgtttgaagAGTTTTCGGTGGATAGTATATTTGAAATTCGCATCCTATCGGTTGACGCAAA ATTTCGTGGCCAAGGATTGGCGAAGGAATTGATGAGGAAGAGTGAAGAAATTGCACGCAGTAATGGATTTCGG GTAATGAAAACCGATGCGACCGGCATGTTTTCCCAGCGTGTGGCCACTTCACTCGGATTTCTGACCAGACACGAGATCAAGTACGACGACTATCTCGACCAGGATGGCCGCCCCGTGTTCCATGTTGGCGAACCACATGATCGACTAAAAATTATGTACAAAGCACTGTGTTAA
- the LOC126567927 gene encoding uncharacterized protein LOC126567927 — MSFGPRKATVPARPTRPSVVKKPISKPTSTRTNPLKQQQQVIKPKGPPVTATPSAPKKVTPIAPKPSIPKPPSPEPVYDYESDFESDESQPASVGCSSSESSAENTESNNSSSEGGDDEDEDEGDEKLESNTAKESETIAEPQTERKTQASVPKHGRSVDILSKISLNDITVQLYQFDPEEYEELRTNFGITTSVAYGKHTQTDSSLVSAASQTSGISVRERSTCMHEGFRGRNKIEQEEDWIVQAHDNDDEHEAVQNYSSLQNIERMFSTLNGTLERQFSSESTSRNRLIRTRNKRSHTNQHGMLQFLRRAAPAMEALLESKRFHLQAAHSSQEGSTAELLREHSSEAIRSFDAGKMCPEFEIKLVQAKGTATVEQADSCVLEFWARGTYSRPMYRFSSWCRIVCIDYDYRKHMMVFGGTSDGTLQMWLGDAGRSQNQVLPPHQILAPKLHQKQKLNCWEMVAVKVLPVPVTRDSSVEIGNENAFNQVFGLFSTGIIVVWNVVTQKNGNSSTDHVLSAKIGPQGVSLVQAKVIDLSNRIGGRLPYDALRTFENLLLHDHHQMVLSSHQTVIRLSHFVQSEFDPILLIKPDDSHSITNLKRMIQANDTLFVLYANKTVRVLKLCTEPGGRESSQRRHRKQDDHPHLMLSVCTNKSCTIQSIVHDEAKRYGSSNGTGEGRADGGTIAPKMTDPEKGDDGKVDSKPRFHHGQQILFFDPLHPHGILKEAQLGESAVGSYRERKLV; from the exons ATGTCGTTTGGTCCTCGGAAAGCAACAGTACCGGCACGGCCAACCCGGCCTAGTGTAGTGAAAAAACCCATCAGTAAACCGACATCCACTCGTACAAATCCTctcaagcaacagcagcaagttATAAAACCGAAAGGACCACCTGTGACGGCCACGCCTAGTGCCCCAAAGAAAGTCACACCTATTGCGCCAAAACCAAGCATTCCCAAACCACCGTCACCCGAACCAGTGTACGATTATGAGTCAGATTTTGAATCCGATGAAAGTCAACCGGCAAGTGTAGGTTGTTCCAGTTCGGAAAGCAGTGCTGAGAATACGGAATCGAACAATTCTTCCTCGGAAGGTGGTGACgacgaggatgaggatgaaggGGATGAAAAGCTAGAGTCAAACACAGCAAAGGAAAGTGAAACGATTGCAGAACCTCAAACTGAAAGGAAGACACAAGCTAGTGTACCAAAGCATGGCAGAAGTGTGGATATTCTGAGTAAAATATCACTTAACGACATTACGGTACAACTGTACCAATTTGATCCGGAAGAGTATGAAGAACTGAGAACGAACTTTGGTATCACCACTAGCGTCGCATACGGGAAGCATACGCAAACCGACTCCTCTCTAGTGTCCGCAGCTTCACAAACATCGGGAATTTCTGTACGAGAGCGCTCAACTTGCATGCATGAAGGATTTCGAGGCCGGAATAAGATCGAACAGGAAGAGGACTGGATCGTTCAAGCGCATGATAACGATGATGAGCATGAAGCGGTTCAGAATTATAGCAGTTTGCAGAATATTGAAAGAATGTTTTCCACACTCAATGGGACATTAGAGCGACAGTTTTCCAGCGAGTCCACCTCAAGAAACAGACTCATCCGAACGCGAAACAAACGATCTCACACCAATCAGCACGGTATGCTACAATTTCTACGTAGAGCAGCCCCAGCAATGGAAGCTTTACTGGAGTCTAAACGGTTTCATTTGCAAGCAGCTCATAGTTCTCAAGAAGGATCAACAGCAGAGTTACTGCGAGAGCATTCAAGTGAAGCTATACGCTCTTTCGATGCTGGTAAAATGTGTCCCGAGTTCGAGATAAAGCTAGTGCAAGCTAAGGGTACCGCTACAGTGGAACAGGCGGATAGCTGTGTGCTCGAATTTTGGGCACGTGGTACCTACTCGAGGCCAATGTATCGATTCTCGTCGTGGTGTAGGATTGTTTGCATAGACTACGACTATCGGAAGCATATGATGGTGTTTGGTGGCACTAGTGACGG AACCCTCCAGATGTGGCTGGGCGATGCAGGCCGGAGTCAGAACCAAGTTTTGCCACCACATCAAATTTTAGCCCCAAAATTgcaccaaaagcaaaagcttAACTGCTGGGAAATGGTGGCAGTTAAAGTACTTCCCGTGCCAGTTACTCGGGATAGTAGTGTGGAGATTGGTAATGAAAATGCATTCAACCAG GTGTTTGGGCTATTCTCCACTGGAATCATTGTAGTATGGAACGTGGTGACACAGAAGAATGGAAACTCCAGTACAGATCATGTACTAAGTGCAAAGATAGGACCACAGGGAGTTTCATTGGTGCAAGCAAAGGTGATAGACTTGAGCAATCGCATCGGAGGCCGTTTACCGTACGATGCATTACGCACCTTTGAAAATTTGCTGCTACACGATCATCATCAGATGGTACTATCAAGCCATCAAACAGTGATTCGTTTGAGTCACTTCGTTCAATCAGAATTTGATCCTATTCTATTAATCAAACCGGATGATT CTCACTCCATAACCAACCTCAAACGAATGATTCAAGCAAACGATACACTGTTCGTTCTATACGCGAATAAAACTGTTCGCGTTCTTAAACTTTGCACCGAACCGGGTGGACGAGAATCGTCACAGCGTCGCCATCGAAAGCAAGACGACCATCCGCACCTAATGCTGAGCGTTTGTACCAATAAATCGTGCACCATTCAAAGTATTGTGCATGATGAGGCTAAACGGTATGGAAGCTCTAACGGTACGGGAGAAGGACGTGCGGATGGTGGCACAATCGCGCCAAAAATGACCGATCCAGAGAAGGGAGACGATGGCAAGGTGGACTCAAAGCCACGATTTCATCATGGACaacagattttattttttgatccACTTCATCCACACGGTATACTGAAAGAAGCGCAGCTGGGCGAGAGTGCTGTCGGTTCGTACCGTGAAAGGAAATTAGTTTAG
- the LOC126568004 gene encoding uncharacterized protein LOC126568004, whose protein sequence is MCAAIPYPSRRGATVSNGRAMVSDSQQHKIIKEFLIPDTLKDDIVYCQRSLRDCVKVHQYLVERCNSLPGSQQEQLRKYLLELENEMRAIGKEQSELVNDLAKRLKHFQRKTATEKHILLRDDLVNGYVAWVLSNHSEVNYTTAHIPHSVSERLNENQLYQKYRLEPMLTCDTVVPSSLPPDGTKAKEKRLRKRPVLQTSLLKPREERDLASTALKEEPSLHTPPTTPPITTSPRTAGGNRRKTPPETQQPLILKKMLRSRSMTTTPSPSVGAVKEEPTTTTNTVPVKEEPNEVEDQLLAAIVCQESAAVKRGRSNLLQALNKAKTTQKSSPKQSPTTSPPAKSTRNNRAGSVNAGDTHRSSSVSSDSSNSRASTPGTTSTGTRKQTANPDNSNSDDSSIERLPLPPAEPPNTLPTSIDEWEQYSFLKLFGLYTIEDSNLLKGRKNERKRRSCCSTERKDFHYGRFDYYEQQFYIAHKRRYNVNKRLLYTATPVEKSIKKRKPWPAAATGTITMAPPPTFRPLQEDAAGEIEKDTDGSCFPVLEPVLKESNLCFVCKKEGLAGETLNACRECSGLYHLSCHVDETGCSARDDENGNHSTGEKLPPRPKELCPACLALDKDK, encoded by the exons ATGTGTGCTGCAATTCCGTACCCTTCCAGGCGTGGTGCAACAGTGTCCAACGGAAGAGCGATGGTTAGCGATAGCCAGCAGCATAAAATCATCAAGGAGTTCCTCATACCGGACACGCTGAAGGACGATATCGTCTACTGCCAACGATCGTTGCGGGACTGCGTGAAAGTGCATCAG TATCTCGTCGAACGATGTAACAGCTTACCGGGCAGTCAG CAAGAACAGTTGAGGAAGTATCTGCTCGAACTGGAGAACGAAATGAGGGCGATCGGGAAGGAACAGAGCGAGCTGGTGAACGATCTGGCCAAGCGATTAAAGCACTTCCAGCGCAAAACCGCCACCGAAAAGCACATCTTGCTACGGGATGACCTCGTGAACGGTTACGTCGCCTGGGTGCTATCCAACCATTCGGAAGTGAATTACACTACGGCCCATATACCGCACTCCGTATCGGAACGGCTGAACGAAAACCAGCTGTATCAAAAGTATCGCCTAGAACCGATGCTAACCTGCGACACTGTCGTCCCATCATCACTGCCACCCGATGggacgaaagcgaaagaaaagcgcCTACGTAAAAGACCGGTTTTACAGACGTCGCTGTTAAAGCCCCGTGAAGAACGTGATCTCGCCAGCACTGCCTTAAAGGAGGAACCTTCCCTACACACACCTCCGACCACACCACCGATCACCACTTCACCGAGGACGGCAGGCGGCAACAGGCGCAAAACACCGCCCGAAACACAGCAGCCTTTGATACTGAAGAAAATGCTACGTTCTAGATCCATGACGACAACGCCTTCGCCTTCGGTTGGTGCGGTAAAGGAAGAgcctactactaccaccaataCCGTTCCTGTAAAGGAAGAACCGAACGAGGTGGAAGATCAGTTGCTCGCAGCGATCGTTTGCCAGGAATCGGCCGCTGTAAAGCGTGGCCGAAGCAATCTACTTCAAGCCCTAAACAAGGCAAAAACCACACAGAAATCCAGCCCGAAACAATCGCCAACGACAAGTCCACCTGCTAAAAGCACACGGAACAATCGGGCTGGTTCGGTTAATGCCGGTGACACGCACCGTAGTTCATCGGTTTCATCGGATTCTTCAAACTCACGCGCTTCTACACCGGGTACCACTTCCACTGGGACACGCAAACAGACGGCAAATCCCGACAACAGTAACTCGGATGATTCATCCATCGAACGGTTGCCACTTCCGCCGGCAGAACCACCCAACACGCTGCCAACGTCCATCGACGAATGGGAACAGTATAGCTTTCTCAAGCTGTTCGGACTGTACACGATCGAGGACAGTAATTTGCTCAAGGGACGCAAAAATGAACGTAAACGGCGCAGCTGTTGTAGTACCGAGCGTAAGGACTTCCATTACGGTCGATTCGATTATTACGAGCAGCAGTTTTACATAGCGCACAAGCGACGGTACAATGTGAACAAACGTCTTCTGTACACCGCAACGCCGGTagaaaaatctattaaaaaaagaaaaccttggCCAGCTGCTGCTACTGGAACGATTACGATGGCACCACCGCCAACGTTCCGACCGTTGCAGGAAGATGCAGCTGGTGAAATAGAGAAGGACACCGATGGTAGCTGTTTCCCTGTGCTGGAGCCAGTGCTGAAAGAGTCCAacctttgctttgtttgcaaaaaagaaG GTTTAGCCGGTGAAACTTTAAACGCTTGTAGAGAATGTAGCGGTTTGTATCACCTCAGCTGCCACGTGGACGAAACCGGCTGCTCAGCACGTGACGATGAAAATGGCAATCATTCCACTGGGGAAAAGTTACCACCACGGCCTAAAGAACTGTGCCCAGCATGCTTAGCTTTAGACAAAGACAAGTAG
- the LOC126568501 gene encoding cystathionine gamma-lyase, with amino-acid sequence MAVVPPISMSTTFKQSGPGQHAGFEYGRSGNPTRDVLERCIASLDNGQYGLTFSSGLGATTTIITMLQNGDHIVAGDDLYGGTNRLLRNVALKMGIEVDFVDLTNLQLVEQAIKPNTKLFWMETPTNPLLKVIDIRAVSEIAHKQTGIVVVVDNTFLSSYLQRPLDLGADVVMYSLTKYMNGHSDVIMGAMVTNDEQVYDRLKFLQNAAGIVPSPFDCYLVNRSLKTLALRMERHKTNSLTIAKFLETHPKVEKVLHPGLESHPQHELAKRQTYGHSGIMSFYIRGGLEESSNFLKALQVFTLAESLGGYESLAELPSVMTHASVPLAQRQVLGITDGLVRLSVGLEDVDDLIADLKQALEKA; translated from the exons ATGGCCGTTGTACCACCGATCAGCATGAGCACCACGTTCAAGCAATCCGGCCCCGGACAACATGCA GGCTTCGAGTATGGCCGCAGTGGTAATCCGACGCGCGACGTACTGGAACGTTGCATTGCTTCGCTTGACAATGGCCAGTACGGTCTGACGTTCTCGTCCGGGCTGGGTGCAACGACCACGATCATTACGATGCTTCAGAACGGTGATCATATCGTTGCCGGCGACGATCTGTACGGTGGCACCAACCGGCTGCTGCGTAACGTTGCGTTGAAGATGGGAATTGAGGTTGATTTTGTCGATCTTACCAACCTGCAGCTAGTGGAGCAAGCGATCAAACCGAACACGAAGCTGTTCTGGATGGAGACGCCAACGAACCCGCTGCTGAAGGTGATCGATATCCGTGCGGTGTCGGAGATTGCTCACAAGCAAACGGGT ATTGTTGTAGTTGTGGACAATACATTCCTGTCATCGTATCTTCAGCGCCCACTAGATCTTGGCGCAGATGTAGTGATGTACTCGCTCACCAAGTACATGAACGGTCACTCGGACGTCATCATGGGTGCCATGGTTACCAACGACGAGCAGGTGTACGATCGTTTGAAGTTCTTGCAAAACG CTGCCGGTATTGTGCCTTCGCCATTCGATTGCTATCTGGTTAACCGTAGCTTGAAAACACTCGCCCTTCGCATGGAACGTCACAAGACCAATTCGCTCACAATTGCTAAATTCCTGGAAACTCACCCAAAGGTGGAAAAGGTCCTACACCCAGGGCTGGAGAGTCATCCCCAGCATGAACTAGCCAAGCGTCAAACGTACGGACACAGTGGCATCATGTCGTTCTATATCCGCGGCGGTTTGGAAGAGTCCAGCAACTTCCTGAAAGCACTGCAGGTGTTTACGCTCGCCGAAAGTCTCGGTGGGTACGAAAGTTTGGCCGAACTACCGTCCGTAATGACGCACGCTTCCGTCCCGTTGGCACAACGGCAAGTGTTGGGTATTACGGATGGGTTGGTACGACTTTCGGTCGGGCTGGAGGATGTCGATGATCTGATTGCGGACTTAAAGCAAGCATTGGAAAAGGCATAA
- the LOC126568506 gene encoding 60S ribosomal protein L11: MAAKDEKATKPASGKDKSKNVMRDLRIRKLCLNICVGESGDRLTRAAKVLEQLTNQTPVYSKARYTVRSFGIRRNEKIAVHCTVRGAKAEEILERGLKVREYELRRDNFSQTGNFGFGIQEHIDLGIKYDPTIGIYGLDFYVVLGRPGYNVAQRRRKTGKIGFIHRLTKEDAMKWFQQKYDGIILNSKAK; this comes from the exons ATG GCAGCGAAGGATGAGAAGGCCACCAAGCCCGCATCGGGCAAGGACAAGTCGAAAAACGTCATGCGCGATTTGCGTATCCGCAAGCTCTGCCTGAACATTTGCGTCGGTGAGTCCGGCGATAGGCTGACACGTGCGGCCAAGGTGCTGGAACAGCTGACCAACCAGACGCCCGTCTACTCGAAGGCACGCTACACCGTGCGCTCGTTCGGCATTCGGCGTAACGAAAAGATTGCGGTGCACTGTACGGTGCGTGGCGCCAAGGCGGAGGAGATCCTCGAGCGTGGACTGAAGGTGCGCGAGTACGAGCTGCGTCGTGATAACTTCTCGCAGACCGGCAACTTCGGGTTCGGTATCCAGGAACACATCGATCTCGGTATCAAGTACGATCCGACGATCGGTATCTATGGATTGGATTTCTACGTTGTGCTTGGCCGGCCAG GATATAACGTTGCCCAGCGACGACGCAAGACTGGCAAGATCGGCTTCATCCACCGCCTGACCAAGGAGGACGCGATGAAATGGTTCCAGCAGAAGTACGACGGTATCATCCTGAACAGCAAGGCAAAGTAA
- the LOC126568217 gene encoding 26S proteasome regulatory subunit 7, which yields MPDHLGDDMRKVKGDNKEVEPEIEALDEVDIELLKTYGQGQYHKSIKQIDEDIQKAMKQVNELTGIKESDTGLAPPALWDLASDKQILQNEQPLQVARCTKIINADSDDPKYIINVKQFAKFVVDLADSVAPTDIEEGMRVGVDRNKYQIHIPLPPKIDPTVTMMQVEEKPDVTYSDVGGCKEQIEKLREVVETPLLHPEKFVNLGIEPPKGVLLFGPPGTGKTLCARAVANRTDACFIRVIGSELVQKYVGEGARMVRELFEMARSKKACLIFFDEIDAIGGARFDDGAGGDNEVQRTMLELINQLDGFDPRGNIKVLMATNRPDTLDPALMRPGRLDRKVEFGLPDLEGRTHIFKIHARSMSVERDIRFELLARLCPNSTGAEIRSVCTEAGMFAIRARRKVATEKDFLEAVNKVIKSYAKFSATPRYMTYN from the exons ATGCCGGACCATTTGGGAGACGATATGCGCAAGGTGAAAGGCGACAACAAAGAGGTAGAGCCGGAGATAGAAG CCCTTGATGAAGTCGATATTGAGCTACTGAAGACCTAT GGCCAAGGGCAGTACCATAAGTCGATTAAGCAGATCGACGAAGACATCCAAAAGGCGATGAAGCAGGTGAACGAACTGACGGGCATTAAGGAAAGCGATACCGGGCTTGCACCGCCGGCACTGTGGGATTTAGCTTCCGATAAGCAAATTTTACAGAACGAACAACCGCTTCAG GTGGCTCGCTGCACCAAGATTATCAATGCCGATTCTGACGATCCGAAGTACATCATCAATGTGAAGCAGTTTGCTAAGTTTGTTGTCGATTTGGCCGATTCTGTAGCGCCTACCGATATTGAAGAAGGAATGCGTGTTGG TGTCGATCGTAACAAGTATCAAATTCACATCCCACTGCCACCGAAGATCGATCCCACCGTGACGATGATGCAGGTCGAGGAAAAGCCGGATGTTACGTACAGCGATGTCGGTGGCTGTAAAGAGCAGATCGAGAAGTTGCGCGAGGTAGTCGAAACGCCCCTGTTGCATCCGGAAAAGTTCGTAAATCTTGGCATCGAACCACCGAAGGGTGTGCTCCTGTTCGGTCCACCCGGAACGGGTAAAACCCTGTGCGCTCGTGCCGTCGCTAACCGTACCGATGCGTGCTTTATCCGTGTGATCGGTTCCGAGCTGGTGCAGAAGTACGTCGGCGAAGGTGCCCGTATGGTGCGTGAACTATTCGAGATGGCCCGGTCGAAAAAGGCTTGTCTGATATTCTTCGACGAAATCGATGCGATCGGTGGCGCTCGGTTCGATGATGGGGCGGGCGGTGATAATGAGGTACAGCGTACGATGCTGGAACTGATCAATCAGCTCGATGGCTTTGACCCGCGCGGTAACATTAAGGTACTGATGGCAACTAACCGGCCCGATACGCTCGATCCGGCTCTGATGCGTCCAGGACGTTTGGATCGTAAGGTAGAGTTCGGTCTGCCGGATCTGGAAGGGCGAACGCATATATTCAAAATTCACGCTCGTTCGATGTCGGTCGAGCGAGATATTCGGTTCGAGCTGTTGGCCCGCCTGTGTCCCAATTCGACGGGTGCCGAGATTCGGTCGGTGTGTACGGAGGCGGGCATGTTCGCAATTCGGGCGCGGCGCAAGGTGGCGACGGAGAAGGACTTCCTCGAGGCAGTAAACAAAGTGATCAAGAGTTACGCCAAGTTTAGCGCCACGCCTAGATATATGACTTACAATTAG